One window of the Chryseobacterium camelliae genome contains the following:
- a CDS encoding DUF3526 domain-containing protein, which produces MNTYLYKQFYRNRAYITALVFLWLAGIMAIYTGKKFLERNHDIIAKSEAFQKESIRRNVQYHKDDLGLILYYVKLNLVNKTPQLAALNIGMRDLNPSIQGVTIRNLEEQRYNADFYNPSNAAAGNFDFSFVLVFLFPLIIVAFCYNLISEEEEKGTWKLLHVQSSRPGRLIDAKMRVRFMAVTAVYVVLLVIAKTWIGIPADLPFAVFMISGWLYIIFWFMLCRWIIAFRKSSAQNALILLILWVTMNFIVPMAGNMVIQKMYPVRESLKAVMQQREGYHNKWDEPKLPTMKKFYQAYPQFSKFTVEENDAFTWTWYYAMQHMGDMEASSSSRQYAEKMQKRNNAAVFLGYLFPNIHTQLTESRVAGTGMDNHLEFASALKKFHEKKRLFFYPLIFSGKNAEAVNWNDQAVESFEDFRNISLLQVFLPYLVLIILLFSLSQIKYRKLC; this is translated from the coding sequence ATGAATACTTATTTATACAAACAGTTTTACCGGAACAGAGCGTACATTACCGCATTGGTATTCCTTTGGCTGGCAGGAATAATGGCCATATATACCGGTAAAAAATTCCTGGAACGGAATCATGATATTATTGCCAAAAGTGAGGCATTCCAGAAGGAAAGCATCAGGAGAAACGTACAATACCATAAAGATGACCTGGGGCTCATCCTGTACTACGTTAAATTGAACCTCGTCAATAAAACTCCGCAACTGGCAGCACTGAATATCGGGATGCGGGATCTGAACCCATCCATCCAGGGCGTTACGATCAGGAATCTTGAAGAACAGCGGTATAATGCCGACTTCTATAATCCCTCCAATGCTGCAGCGGGTAACTTCGATTTCAGTTTTGTACTCGTTTTCCTTTTTCCGCTGATCATTGTTGCCTTTTGCTACAACCTGATCTCCGAGGAAGAGGAGAAAGGCACCTGGAAACTCCTGCATGTCCAGAGCAGCCGTCCGGGAAGGCTGATTGATGCTAAAATGCGGGTTCGTTTTATGGCAGTGACTGCCGTATATGTTGTCCTGCTTGTAATTGCAAAAACCTGGATCGGTATTCCGGCGGATCTTCCGTTTGCGGTATTCATGATATCCGGCTGGCTGTACATCATATTCTGGTTTATGCTGTGCCGCTGGATCATTGCATTCAGGAAATCTTCTGCACAGAATGCCCTGATCCTCCTTATCCTCTGGGTAACGATGAATTTCATTGTGCCTATGGCCGGAAATATGGTCATCCAGAAGATGTATCCTGTCCGGGAATCGCTTAAGGCCGTCATGCAGCAAAGGGAAGGTTACCACAATAAATGGGATGAGCCAAAACTGCCGACCATGAAGAAATTTTATCAAGCTTATCCTCAGTTCAGTAAGTTTACCGTTGAGGAAAACGATGCATTTACCTGGACCTGGTACTATGCCATGCAACATATGGGTGATATGGAAGCCTCATCATCCTCCCGTCAGTATGCCGAAAAGATGCAGAAACGGAACAATGCAGCTGTTTTTCTGGGCTATCTGTTCCCGAATATCCATACCCAGCTAACCGAAAGCCGCGTGGCAGGAACCGGCATGGATAATCACCTGGAATTTGCATCAGCCTTGAAAAAGTTCCATGAAAAAAAGAGGCTGTTCTTTTATCCGCTGATCTTTTCAGGCAAAAATGCAGAAGCTGTTAATTGGAACGACCAGGCGGTGGAATCTTTTGAGGATTTCCGCAACATCAGTCTGCTTCAGGTATTCCTGCCATATCTCGTCCTGATCATCTTATTATTCTCCCTTTCACAAATCAAATACAGAAAACTATGTTAA
- a CDS encoding ABC transporter ATP-binding protein, whose product MLKITNLHKKYNDFTALRSLNLEVGKGEIYALLGQNGAGKSTTINILLGLLKPTSGDAFINGVSVTGYPDRVKKDLAYIPETVLLYPNLTGLENLDFFSRIAGFEYSREQLSGFLNRTGLQETAHHKMLGGYSKGMRQKVGIAIALAKDAKVLLLDEPTSGLDPIATAEFTEIVRQLGQQGKTVLMATHDIFNAVSVASAIGIMKQGVLVQNLPSKAFTAEELQELYLKTI is encoded by the coding sequence ATGTTAAAGATTACCAACCTCCATAAGAAATACAATGATTTTACAGCGCTCCGGTCCCTGAACCTTGAAGTAGGGAAAGGAGAGATCTATGCGCTTCTGGGCCAGAACGGAGCGGGTAAAAGCACCACGATCAATATCCTGCTGGGCCTCTTAAAACCCACCTCAGGAGATGCATTTATCAATGGCGTTTCCGTTACAGGGTATCCTGACAGAGTTAAAAAGGACCTGGCCTATATTCCTGAGACCGTGCTTTTATATCCGAACCTCACAGGCCTGGAAAACCTGGATTTCTTTTCCCGGATTGCCGGCTTTGAATATTCACGGGAACAGCTTTCCGGTTTCCTGAACAGGACCGGGCTGCAGGAAACAGCCCATCATAAAATGCTGGGAGGGTATTCCAAAGGGATGCGCCAGAAGGTAGGTATTGCCATTGCGCTTGCCAAAGATGCTAAAGTACTGTTACTGGACGAGCCGACCAGCGGCCTGGATCCGATAGCGACAGCCGAATTCACTGAAATTGTCCGACAGCTCGGGCAACAGGGGAAAACGGTGCTGATGGCTACTCATGATATCTTTAATGCAGTAAGTGTTGCTTCAGCCATCGGCATCATGAAACAGGGTGTGCTGGTGCAGAATCTACCCTCGAAAGCCTTCACGGCTGAAGAGCTTCAGGAACTCTATCTTAAAACCATTTAA
- a CDS encoding PQQ-dependent sugar dehydrogenase, with amino-acid sequence MNAKVYHLLIASAVLFTGCSDTMEGGEDGPVLPPVENNAANTNYQPAFPGQTRANGVRTSTPFVSEVLTSSLSSPWGITALPDGRLLITEKAGTMRIMSTTGTLSNAITGIPAVNSGGQGGLLGLCVDPQFASNRMVYWVFSENVNGGNLTSVAKGRLSDSETMIENPVVIYRATPSANVGNLHYGGRILFDSTGNLFVSTGERSDLSTRPLAQSVTAAVGKILRITTTGQPAPGNPTFTQSGALPVLYSIGHRNPQGMAIHPQTGELWQSEHGPRGGDEINRVQGGANYGWPTITYGIEYSGAVIGDGIQQKQGMEQPVYYWDPVISPSGMTFYRGNAMPEWQNNLFIASLSGMHIARLVIENNRVVGEERLLAGENQRFRDITQGKDNALYAVTDGGKLYRIRKQ; translated from the coding sequence ATGAATGCAAAAGTTTATCATTTGCTGATCGCTTCAGCAGTATTATTCACCGGTTGTTCAGACACCATGGAAGGCGGCGAGGACGGACCTGTACTTCCGCCGGTGGAAAACAATGCCGCCAATACCAATTACCAGCCTGCATTTCCGGGACAGACCCGTGCTAATGGCGTAAGGACATCTACGCCTTTTGTGAGTGAGGTGCTGACTTCATCTCTGTCTTCTCCCTGGGGAATCACCGCTTTGCCGGACGGCAGGCTCCTGATCACTGAGAAAGCAGGAACCATGCGCATCATGAGCACAACCGGAACCCTGAGCAATGCCATTACCGGCATCCCTGCCGTTAATTCAGGGGGGCAAGGCGGATTATTAGGCCTGTGCGTCGACCCTCAGTTTGCTTCCAACCGTATGGTGTACTGGGTATTCTCTGAAAATGTAAACGGAGGAAACCTGACTTCAGTAGCGAAAGGAAGGCTTTCCGATTCTGAGACCATGATTGAAAACCCTGTGGTTATTTACCGGGCAACGCCTTCCGCTAATGTGGGCAATCTGCACTATGGAGGAAGGATCCTGTTTGACAGCACCGGAAACCTTTTTGTAAGCACCGGGGAACGTTCAGATCTTTCCACCCGTCCTCTGGCTCAGTCGGTAACAGCCGCGGTAGGAAAAATCCTGCGCATTACCACTACCGGACAGCCGGCTCCAGGGAACCCTACATTTACCCAGTCGGGAGCATTGCCCGTGTTATACAGCATCGGTCACCGGAACCCACAGGGAATGGCTATTCATCCGCAGACCGGGGAATTGTGGCAGAGTGAGCACGGACCGAGAGGCGGAGATGAAATCAACCGTGTACAGGGAGGAGCCAATTACGGCTGGCCAACCATTACGTATGGCATAGAATACAGCGGTGCGGTAATCGGCGATGGGATCCAGCAGAAGCAGGGCATGGAGCAGCCGGTCTATTACTGGGACCCTGTGATTTCACCGAGCGGTATGACGTTCTACAGAGGAAATGCGATGCCGGAATGGCAGAATAACCTTTTTATAGCATCGTTAAGCGGAATGCACATTGCGAGGCTGGTCATAGAAAACAACAGGGTAGTAGGAGAGGAACGCCTTCTGGCAGGAGAGAACCAGCGGTTCAGGGATATTACCCAGGGAAAGGATAATGCATTGTATGCGGTAACGGATGGCGGAAAGCTGTACAGGATCCGTAAACAGTAG
- a CDS encoding helix-turn-helix domain-containing protein: MNTIHSLSAFHRLLSLPEPKHPLVSVIDLSESIFLDDDVWKGFVNRFYCIALKREATGKIKYGQQHYDYDKGVLSFTAPNQVQYLDVQHMDCGRGYLLVIHEDFLLTHPLAKTISGYGFFSYAVNEALHLSEDEENDLIGILHKIDKECGHIDRHTQEIIVSQIELLLNYSKRFYERQFITRKNHNHQLLVKFEHFLNDYFDQEKNRDAGLLTVQHVAESIGLSPNYLSDLLRIHTGQNTQQHIHEKLISKAKEKLCTTALSVSEIAYLLGFEHAQSFSTLFKKKTQLAPLEFRAKFKFN, encoded by the coding sequence ATGAATACCATCCATTCCCTTTCCGCTTTCCACCGCCTGTTGTCCTTACCGGAACCCAAACATCCGCTGGTGAGCGTTATCGACCTGTCTGAGAGCATCTTCCTGGATGATGACGTCTGGAAAGGTTTCGTGAACAGGTTTTACTGCATTGCGCTGAAACGGGAAGCTACCGGAAAAATCAAATACGGGCAGCAGCATTATGATTATGACAAAGGGGTCTTGAGTTTTACCGCTCCCAATCAGGTGCAGTATTTGGATGTGCAGCATATGGATTGCGGAAGAGGCTACCTTCTGGTCATTCATGAAGATTTTTTACTGACACATCCTCTGGCCAAAACCATATCCGGATACGGGTTTTTCTCCTATGCCGTGAATGAAGCCCTCCACTTGTCTGAAGATGAAGAGAATGACCTGATCGGTATCCTGCATAAAATAGATAAGGAATGCGGGCATATCGACCGGCATACCCAGGAAATCATTGTTTCACAGATAGAATTGCTGCTCAATTATTCCAAACGGTTTTATGAGCGTCAGTTCATTACCCGCAAAAACCATAATCACCAGCTTCTGGTAAAATTTGAGCACTTCCTGAATGATTATTTTGATCAGGAAAAGAACAGGGATGCCGGACTGCTAACCGTTCAGCACGTTGCAGAATCCATAGGGCTTTCGCCAAATTACCTGAGTGATCTGTTGCGGATCCATACCGGACAGAACACGCAACAGCATATCCATGAAAAGCTGATCAGCAAAGCCAAAGAAAAGCTGTGCACCACTGCTCTGTCAGTAAGTGAAATCGCTTATCTGCTGGGATTTGAGCATGCCCAGTCTTTCAGTACTCTTTTCAAAAAGAAAACCCAGCTGGCACCGCTGGAATTCAGGGCGAAATTCAAATTCAATTAA
- a CDS encoding aldo/keto reductase, with protein MNLKPIQLGSQGLNIPQIGLGCMGMTGFEEADTYGKTDENEAIATIHRSFELGGNFLDTADLYGPLKNEQLIAKAVGNNRNRYIIATKFGWEIDDQDKITWKINGSSAYVKKAVERSLKNLKTDYIDLYYMHRLDKNIPVEETVGAMSDLVKEGKVKYIGLSEVSSETVMRAHTVHPVTAVQSEYSLFERTVEEKGVLTTLQELGIGFVAYSPLGRGFLSGQIRSVDDLPENDFRRGIPRFQEEHFHKNIELLEAIEAMAKDKQVTSSQLALAWIMNKGIVPIPGTKRRTYLEQNIAACSIQMSENDMQKLESIVPLGTDTGAPYDEFSMGLLDY; from the coding sequence ATGAATCTGAAACCAATTCAATTAGGCAGCCAGGGACTTAACATACCGCAGATCGGTTTAGGCTGCATGGGAATGACCGGCTTTGAAGAAGCTGACACCTATGGTAAAACCGATGAAAATGAAGCCATTGCCACCATCCACCGCTCGTTCGAACTGGGAGGAAATTTTCTGGATACCGCAGATCTTTACGGACCGTTGAAAAATGAACAGCTGATTGCCAAAGCAGTTGGAAATAACCGTAACCGCTACATCATTGCCACCAAGTTCGGCTGGGAAATTGATGACCAGGACAAAATCACCTGGAAGATCAATGGGAGCAGCGCTTATGTAAAGAAGGCCGTTGAAAGATCCCTTAAAAACCTAAAAACCGATTATATCGACCTGTATTACATGCACCGGCTGGATAAAAATATCCCGGTTGAAGAAACTGTGGGAGCGATGAGCGACCTGGTGAAAGAAGGAAAGGTAAAGTACATCGGGCTGTCGGAAGTATCGTCTGAAACCGTCATGCGAGCCCACACCGTACATCCGGTTACAGCAGTACAGAGTGAATATTCCCTGTTTGAAAGGACTGTGGAAGAAAAAGGTGTCCTGACTACGCTTCAGGAGCTGGGAATCGGCTTTGTGGCATATTCACCTCTCGGGAGGGGATTTCTGTCCGGGCAGATCCGTTCTGTTGATGATCTTCCGGAAAATGATTTCCGCAGAGGGATCCCCCGCTTTCAGGAAGAGCATTTCCATAAAAACATAGAATTGCTGGAAGCCATTGAGGCCATGGCAAAAGACAAACAGGTTACCTCTTCCCAGCTGGCTTTAGCCTGGATCATGAATAAGGGCATTGTCCCGATCCCAGGAACGAAACGCAGGACATACCTGGAGCAGAATATTGCAGCCTGTTCTATTCAGATGAGCGAAAATGATATGCAGAAACTGGAAAGTATCGTACCTTTAGGAACAGATACCGGTGCCCCGTATGATGAGTTCAGTATGGGCCTGCTGGATTATTAA
- a CDS encoding XdhC family protein — MKEINNILEAYSRAESAGKKSALATVVKVEGSSYRQPGARMLVTEDGELTGAISGGCLEGDALKKALLAISQRQNKLVTYDTTNEDDAEFGIQLGCNGIVHILFEYIEPSEENNPVYFLKKLQEKRQEAILINLFSMKRGNPQPGTVAFSRENEFTLKSPGFTVLSPYIEEAFDTKESSVRTVTVNGISYEALIEYIAPNISLVIAGAGNDVIPLVEMASILGWEVHIGDGRTTHAVQRRFPAAKQVRTVKASDFLEGIVIDDLTFFVLMTHNYQYDLTLLAALLEQGCRYIGVLGPKTKLERMIKDIENEHLTLQEEQLDSIYGPVGLDTGAETAEEIAVSVVSEIMAVLNGRKGTSLKYRAGKIHTGINQTLNTEV, encoded by the coding sequence ATGAAAGAAATCAACAACATTCTTGAGGCTTATTCCAGAGCGGAATCGGCAGGTAAAAAATCAGCTTTGGCCACTGTGGTAAAAGTGGAAGGCTCATCGTACCGACAGCCCGGAGCCCGGATGCTGGTAACGGAAGACGGAGAACTTACGGGAGCCATCAGCGGAGGGTGCCTGGAAGGCGATGCGCTTAAAAAAGCTTTGCTGGCCATCAGTCAGCGGCAGAATAAGCTGGTAACCTATGATACGACTAATGAAGATGATGCCGAATTCGGCATACAGCTGGGCTGTAACGGAATTGTTCATATTCTGTTTGAATATATTGAGCCCTCAGAAGAAAATAATCCCGTCTATTTCCTGAAAAAGCTTCAGGAAAAACGCCAGGAAGCCATTCTCATCAACCTGTTTTCCATGAAAAGAGGAAATCCTCAGCCTGGAACCGTAGCATTTTCAAGAGAAAATGAGTTCACACTGAAAAGCCCTGGGTTTACAGTTCTTTCTCCTTACATTGAAGAAGCTTTTGATACAAAGGAATCTTCAGTAAGGACCGTAACTGTTAATGGTATTTCCTATGAAGCCCTGATCGAATATATAGCACCCAATATATCCCTGGTCATAGCCGGTGCCGGCAACGATGTTATTCCGCTGGTGGAAATGGCATCTATCCTGGGCTGGGAAGTGCATATCGGTGACGGAAGGACCACCCATGCCGTACAGCGCAGGTTTCCCGCAGCAAAGCAGGTAAGGACCGTTAAAGCTTCAGATTTCCTGGAAGGCATCGTTATTGATGACCTGACATTTTTTGTATTGATGACCCATAATTACCAGTATGACCTGACCCTTCTGGCAGCACTCCTTGAACAGGGATGCCGGTATATCGGTGTGCTGGGACCTAAAACAAAACTTGAACGAATGATTAAGGATATTGAAAATGAACATCTTACCCTTCAGGAGGAACAGCTGGACAGTATCTATGGTCCTGTAGGGCTGGATACCGGTGCTGAAACAGCAGAGGAAATAGCTGTTTCGGTCGTTTCCGAGATCATGGCCGTGCTTAACGGCAGGAAAGGGACCTCACTGAAGTACAGGGCCGGTAAAATCCATACCGGGATTAATCAAACTTTAAATACCGAAGTATGA
- the moaA gene encoding GTP 3',8-cyclase MoaA, with amino-acid sequence MIQDRFGRIHDYLRISLTDHCNLRCFYCMPEEKYAFAPASRLMQAEEINTLAKVFVSQGVKKIRLTGGEPLVRKDAPEIIESLGKLGIKLAITTNGIRIDEMMDELIQANVTAMNISLDTLEREKFLKITRRDLFDRVKRNIDLALQHHVKLKINVVVMKGLNDNEILDFIELTRDNRLEVRFIEFMPFSGNRWTSNQVVTLQEILLKAAGQYEIIPLPQELNDTSKKYKVPGYTGSFAVISTMSEPFCGTCNRMRLTADGKLKNCLFSKNETDLLTALRRGEEILPLIRQNINEKAKALGGQFSGVFENIDTAALENRSMITIGG; translated from the coding sequence ATGATACAGGATCGCTTTGGACGCATACATGACTACCTCAGGATCTCACTGACCGATCATTGTAACCTCCGGTGCTTTTACTGCATGCCGGAAGAGAAATATGCTTTTGCACCGGCTTCCCGGCTGATGCAGGCAGAAGAAATCAATACCTTGGCAAAGGTATTTGTATCACAGGGCGTTAAAAAGATTCGGTTGACCGGTGGCGAGCCGCTGGTTCGTAAAGATGCTCCTGAAATCATAGAATCCCTGGGTAAACTTGGTATCAAGCTTGCCATTACCACCAATGGGATACGGATCGATGAAATGATGGATGAATTGATTCAGGCCAATGTAACAGCAATGAACATCAGCCTGGATACCCTGGAGCGGGAAAAGTTCCTGAAAATAACCAGAAGGGACCTTTTTGACCGTGTTAAACGGAATATAGATCTTGCGTTGCAGCATCACGTAAAGCTTAAAATCAATGTGGTTGTTATGAAAGGGCTCAACGATAATGAGATTCTTGATTTCATTGAACTGACCCGGGATAACCGCCTTGAGGTCAGGTTCATTGAGTTTATGCCTTTCAGTGGAAACCGTTGGACGAGCAATCAGGTGGTTACCTTGCAGGAGATTCTTCTCAAAGCCGCCGGGCAGTATGAGATCATCCCTTTGCCACAGGAGCTCAATGATACTTCCAAAAAGTACAAAGTTCCGGGATATACCGGATCTTTTGCCGTGATCAGTACCATGAGTGAACCTTTCTGCGGAACCTGCAACCGTATGCGCCTCACTGCGGACGGCAAGCTTAAAAACTGCCTCTTCTCCAAAAATGAAACAGATTTGTTGACGGCATTACGCAGAGGAGAAGAAATACTTCCCCTGATCCGGCAGAATATCAATGAAAAAGCTAAAGCCCTGGGAGGACAGTTCAGCGGTGTCTTTGAAAATATAGACACGGCTGCCCTTGAGAACCGGAGCATGATAACCATAGGAGGATGA
- a CDS encoding nucleotidyltransferase family protein — MKQKTTGIIILAAGSSSRLGQPKQFLQFNGKTLLFHTAEQALKITDHVIVVSGAEPIGIEKQLNSVVNINNENWEKGMGSSLRKGLKEMLLLHPGLDNCIVTVCDQPFIDSSVFQSLIDQQEASGKGIVASAYAAISGVPVLFTSGYFGDLLSLPDTGGAKMLISTYQHDAAEIPFEKGAIDIDTMEDYQKLTEGL, encoded by the coding sequence ATGAAACAGAAAACAACAGGCATCATAATCCTGGCCGCAGGAAGTTCTTCGCGGCTGGGCCAACCGAAACAGTTCCTGCAATTCAACGGGAAAACACTGCTCTTCCATACCGCGGAGCAGGCACTTAAAATAACCGATCACGTGATCGTAGTATCCGGCGCGGAGCCTATAGGCATTGAAAAACAACTGAATTCAGTGGTCAATATCAACAATGAAAACTGGGAAAAGGGCATGGGATCTTCACTCCGAAAAGGCCTGAAAGAAATGCTCCTGCTGCATCCCGGGCTCGACAATTGTATCGTTACCGTCTGTGATCAGCCGTTCATCGATTCATCTGTTTTCCAAAGCCTGATTGACCAACAGGAAGCATCAGGAAAAGGAATCGTAGCTTCTGCTTATGCAGCAATTTCCGGTGTACCGGTACTGTTTACATCCGGATATTTCGGTGATCTGCTGAGCTTACCGGATACCGGAGGAGCCAAAATGCTGATCAGCACCTATCAGCATGACGCAGCTGAGATTCCATTCGAAAAAGGAGCGATTGATATCGATACGATGGAAGATTACCAAAAACTAACCGAAGGCCTATGA
- the glp gene encoding gephyrin-like molybdotransferase Glp → MISVQEAKDIISASVPMPKTKMLNLYEAAGKVVSKAVTATTNIPNFSQSSMDGYAIRYEDKDLILSVVGEMAAGTSRQLVIKPGHATRVFTGAPLPDGADTVVMQEKVQRSGNTLSVQDERLTEGLNVRAKGSEIKQGETAMLPGTLLTPAAIGFLAGIGCSEVEVYSPPDVTIILTGNELQQPGNPLRFGQVYEANSFQLKAALYQAGIVNIQVRTAEDDPKKLQEVLSAALAESDLVLLNGGVSVGDYDFVVQAAEACGVTKRIHKIRQKPGKPLFFGISGEKLVFGLPGNPSSSLTCFYEYVLPALEQWMHQEHRIRNTKATITHEYAKPTGLTHFLKAFYENGSVTPLHAQESFRLHSFATANCFIVLPEESTGCLTDDLVEVHLLPV, encoded by the coding sequence ATGATTTCAGTACAAGAAGCAAAGGATATTATTTCAGCGTCTGTTCCGATGCCGAAGACAAAGATGCTTAACCTCTATGAAGCTGCCGGAAAAGTGGTTTCAAAAGCTGTAACAGCCACCACAAATATCCCGAACTTCAGCCAGTCTTCCATGGATGGCTACGCCATTCGGTATGAAGATAAAGATCTTATTTTATCTGTTGTCGGCGAAATGGCTGCCGGAACTTCCCGTCAGCTCGTTATTAAGCCGGGGCATGCTACCCGTGTATTTACCGGGGCACCATTGCCCGACGGAGCGGATACCGTGGTCATGCAGGAAAAAGTTCAGCGTTCAGGGAATACTTTATCTGTTCAGGATGAGCGTCTTACGGAGGGTTTGAATGTGCGTGCGAAAGGTTCAGAAATAAAGCAAGGTGAAACGGCAATGCTGCCGGGTACCTTGCTTACCCCTGCGGCTATCGGTTTCCTGGCAGGGATAGGCTGTAGTGAAGTAGAAGTCTACAGCCCGCCTGATGTTACGATAATCCTGACCGGAAATGAATTGCAGCAGCCCGGAAACCCGCTGCGCTTCGGACAGGTATATGAGGCGAATTCCTTCCAGCTCAAAGCAGCCCTTTATCAGGCCGGGATTGTCAATATACAGGTGAGGACCGCCGAAGATGATCCGAAAAAGTTACAGGAAGTTTTATCTGCTGCTTTAGCAGAAAGTGACCTGGTGCTGCTGAACGGCGGCGTTAGTGTCGGGGATTATGATTTCGTGGTTCAGGCTGCGGAAGCCTGCGGGGTTACAAAAAGAATCCATAAAATCAGGCAGAAACCTGGGAAACCGTTGTTTTTCGGTATTTCAGGAGAAAAACTGGTATTTGGGCTTCCGGGAAATCCTTCTTCATCACTTACGTGTTTTTATGAATATGTTCTGCCTGCACTGGAACAGTGGATGCATCAGGAACATCGCATCAGGAATACCAAGGCAACCATTACGCATGAGTATGCCAAACCAACAGGCCTTACTCATTTCTTAAAGGCATTTTATGAAAATGGAAGCGTAACTCCACTGCACGCTCAGGAGTCCTTCAGGCTGCATTCATTTGCAACGGCCAACTGTTTTATTGTTCTGCCTGAAGAATCGACAGGATGTCTGACAGATGATCTGGTAGAGGTTCATTTACTTCCTGTATAG
- a CDS encoding sulfite exporter TauE/SafE family protein yields the protein MPVELFYGILFFVAFFYAAVGHGGASGYLALMALYGVAPEEMKPTALMLNLFVSLTSFIQYYRGGYFLKKLFIPIAVASVPLAFIGGMITVEENMYKRILGILLLFPVFRFFFFRNVEDSDLKDHNLVIAVITGGIIGFLSGMIGIGGGIILSPVLLLLQWTNQKQTAAISAAFIFVNSLAGLGGMLTQGISFTGNMLMYIAVAFTGGLLGAYFGAKQFNQNVLKYILAVVLLMASYKLLFTKA from the coding sequence ATGCCGGTAGAATTATTTTATGGTATTTTATTTTTTGTCGCGTTCTTTTATGCTGCGGTAGGCCACGGTGGAGCGAGTGGTTATCTCGCATTAATGGCTTTGTACGGCGTAGCTCCGGAAGAGATGAAACCGACGGCGCTGATGCTTAACCTTTTCGTATCATTAACCTCTTTTATCCAGTACTACCGCGGAGGATACTTCCTTAAAAAACTTTTTATCCCCATTGCGGTGGCTTCGGTTCCTCTGGCATTTATCGGAGGGATGATTACGGTAGAAGAAAATATGTATAAAAGAATTTTGGGAATCCTGCTGCTTTTCCCGGTGTTCAGGTTCTTCTTTTTCCGGAATGTGGAAGACAGTGACCTTAAAGATCATAACCTTGTTATTGCAGTTATTACCGGAGGAATCATCGGTTTTTTGTCTGGCATGATCGGTATCGGAGGCGGTATCATCCTTTCTCCTGTATTGCTGCTGTTGCAGTGGACCAACCAGAAACAGACCGCGGCCATCAGTGCTGCATTTATATTCGTCAATTCACTGGCAGGACTGGGCGGGATGCTGACCCAGGGCATCAGCTTTACCGGCAATATGCTGATGTATATTGCGGTGGCCTTTACCGGCGGATTGCTCGGAGCATACTTTGGAGCTAAGCAATTCAATCAGAACGTATTGAAATACATTCTCGCTGTTGTGCTCCTGATGGCTTCTTATAAACTTTTATTTACCAAAGCTTAA
- a CDS encoding molybdopterin-binding protein, with protein sequence MKIFTVIMLLFASLANAQHTETIQVTGAIKEPFIVTEKSLSELPVHSQDSLVILNHAMKYKSTLRKLKGVLLKDILAKAQFKTASPKELSTFYLICKAKDGYQVVYSWNELFNGETGDKTMIITQAEGSPKEGFALVTPTDRATGRRYVKNLSEIIIHQIH encoded by the coding sequence ATGAAAATTTTTACCGTGATCATGCTGTTGTTCGCCTCTTTGGCCAACGCGCAGCATACGGAAACTATACAGGTAACCGGAGCAATCAAAGAACCGTTTATCGTTACGGAGAAAAGCCTTTCAGAGCTTCCGGTACATTCGCAGGACAGTCTGGTGATCCTGAACCATGCTATGAAATATAAAAGCACGCTCAGGAAACTTAAGGGAGTGCTGTTGAAAGATATTCTGGCTAAAGCTCAGTTTAAAACTGCATCCCCGAAAGAACTGAGTACGTTTTATCTTATCTGTAAGGCAAAAGATGGCTATCAGGTTGTATATTCGTGGAATGAATTGTTTAACGGCGAAACAGGGGATAAGACCATGATCATCACACAGGCGGAAGGAAGTCCGAAGGAAGGCTTTGCGCTGGTAACTCCCACAGACCGGGCGACAGGCAGGAGGTATGTGAAAAATCTTTCGGAAATCATCATTCATCAAATACACTAA
- a CDS encoding MoaD/ThiS family protein, producing the protein MEIRIIAFGQIAEITGTEILTDAPDISALRKELKERFPELEHKKFAVAVNKKITEENLALQEGDTVALMPPYSGG; encoded by the coding sequence ATGGAAATCAGGATTATTGCTTTTGGGCAGATTGCCGAGATCACAGGAACAGAAATCCTTACGGATGCCCCTGATATTTCAGCTTTGAGAAAGGAGCTGAAAGAACGCTTTCCGGAACTGGAACACAAGAAGTTTGCAGTAGCCGTCAATAAGAAAATTACAGAAGAAAACCTGGCATTGCAGGAAGGGGATACCGTTGCGCTGATGCCGCCCTATTCAGGAGGATAA